One region of Ananas comosus cultivar F153 linkage group 9, ASM154086v1, whole genome shotgun sequence genomic DNA includes:
- the LOC109715153 gene encoding protein RTE1-HOMOLOG-like isoform X1 — protein sequence MISITRSSLFFRLQSESLIAKMMLTQNAELGPIDPRRARFPCCIVWTPLPLISWLIPFIGHIGICREDGVILDFAGPNFVSVDNFAFGAVARYIQINGEECYKLIEPESDIVWDDALKKSTQEFQHRSYNLFTCNCHSFVANNLNRLFYGGHDKWNVVNLAAVMFLRGTWVGKASMVKSFLPFVIVLCIGLFLGGMKFLVFVLAFALALVGWFFIGTYCFKNLIQL from the exons ATGATTTCTATAACAAG GTCTTCTCTTTTCTTCAGACTTCAGAGTGAGTCTTTGATAGCAAAAATGATGCTGACTCAAAATGCTGAGCTTGGGCCAATTGATCCAAGGAGAGCTCGGTTTCCCTGCTGCATAGTGTGGACACCTTTGCCTCTCATTTCTTGGTTAATACCTTTTATTGGCCACATAGGGATATGCAGAGAGGATGGAGTGATTTTGGACTTTGCCGGGCCCAACTTTGTGTCAGTTGACAATTTTGCTTTTGGAGCAGTTGCTCGTTACATTCAAATAAATGGAGAAGAG TGCTATAAGCTGATTGAGCCTGAAAGCGACATAGTGTGGGACGACGCTCTTAAGAAAAGCACACAGGAGTTTCAGCACAGGTCCTACAACCTCTTCACATGCAACTGTCACTCGTTCGTCGCGAATAACCTGAACAGATTGTTCTATGGTGGCCACGACAAGTGGAACGTCGTGAACTTGGCTGCTGTGATGTTCTTGCGCGGTACCTGGGTGGGAAAAGCATCGATGGTGAAATCATTTTTACCTTTCGTTATCGTGCTATGCATCGGGCTTTTTCTTGGTGGCATGAAGTTTTTAGTATTTGTGCTCGCTTTCGCGCTTGCCCTAGTTGGTTGGTTCTTTATTGGCACCTACTGCTTTAAGAACCTTATCCAGTTGTGA
- the LOC109715153 gene encoding protein RTE1-HOMOLOG-like isoform X2, whose product MSSLFFRLQSESLIAKMMLTQNAELGPIDPRRARFPCCIVWTPLPLISWLIPFIGHIGICREDGVILDFAGPNFVSVDNFAFGAVARYIQINGEECYKLIEPESDIVWDDALKKSTQEFQHRSYNLFTCNCHSFVANNLNRLFYGGHDKWNVVNLAAVMFLRGTWVGKASMVKSFLPFVIVLCIGLFLGGMKFLVFVLAFALALVGWFFIGTYCFKNLIQL is encoded by the exons at GTCTTCTCTTTTCTTCAGACTTCAGAGTGAGTCTTTGATAGCAAAAATGATGCTGACTCAAAATGCTGAGCTTGGGCCAATTGATCCAAGGAGAGCTCGGTTTCCCTGCTGCATAGTGTGGACACCTTTGCCTCTCATTTCTTGGTTAATACCTTTTATTGGCCACATAGGGATATGCAGAGAGGATGGAGTGATTTTGGACTTTGCCGGGCCCAACTTTGTGTCAGTTGACAATTTTGCTTTTGGAGCAGTTGCTCGTTACATTCAAATAAATGGAGAAGAG TGCTATAAGCTGATTGAGCCTGAAAGCGACATAGTGTGGGACGACGCTCTTAAGAAAAGCACACAGGAGTTTCAGCACAGGTCCTACAACCTCTTCACATGCAACTGTCACTCGTTCGTCGCGAATAACCTGAACAGATTGTTCTATGGTGGCCACGACAAGTGGAACGTCGTGAACTTGGCTGCTGTGATGTTCTTGCGCGGTACCTGGGTGGGAAAAGCATCGATGGTGAAATCATTTTTACCTTTCGTTATCGTGCTATGCATCGGGCTTTTTCTTGGTGGCATGAAGTTTTTAGTATTTGTGCTCGCTTTCGCGCTTGCCCTAGTTGGTTGGTTCTTTATTGGCACCTACTGCTTTAAGAACCTTATCCAGTTGTGA